From Melospiza melodia melodia isolate bMelMel2 chromosome 31, bMelMel2.pri, whole genome shotgun sequence, one genomic window encodes:
- the C1QL4 gene encoding complement C1q-like protein 4, translating to MLLLLLVAIPLLVHGSKAAAHYEMLGSCRMVCDPYPELPPAAAASPPPFLPGAKGEPGRKGRSGLRGPPGPPGPRGPPGEPGRPGPPGPPGPGPGGYIPSFYSPKIAFYAGLRKPHEGYEVLRFDDVVTNVGNYYEPSSGKFTCPLPGIYFFTYHVLMRGGDGTSMWADLMKNGQVRASAIAQDADQNYDYASNSVILHLDVGDEVFVKLDGGKVHGGNTNKYSTFSGFIIYPD from the exons atgctgctgctgctgctcgtggCCATCCCGCTGCTGGTGCACGGCTCCAAGGCGGCCGCGCACTACGAGATGCTGGGCAGCTGCCGCATGGTCTGCGACCCCTACCCCGAGCtgcccccggccgccgccgcctccccgccgcCCTTCCTGCCCGGGGCCAAGGGCGAGCCGGGCCGCAAGGGCCGCTCCGGGCTCCGCGGGCCGCCGGGGCCGCCGGGGCCGCGGGGACCCCCAGGGGAACcgggccggcccggcccgccgggacctccggggccgggcccgggcgggTACATCCCGTCCTTCTACAGCCCCAAAATCGCTTTCTACGCCGGCCTGAGGAAGCCGCACGAGGGCTACGAGGTGCTGCGCTTCGACGATGTGGTGACCAACGTGGGCAACTACTACGAGCCCTCGAGCGGCAAATTCACCTGCCCCCTGCCCGGCATCTACTTCTTCACCTACCACGTCCTGATGCGCGGCGGGGACGGCACCAGCATGTGGGCCGACCTGATGAAGAACGGGCAG GTGCGTGCCAGCGCCATCGCCCAGGACGCCGACCAGAACTACGACTACGCCAGCAACAGCGTCATCCTGCACCTGGACGTGGGCGACGAGGTGTTCGTCAAACTGGACGGGGGCAAAGTGCACGGGGGCAACACCAACAAATACAGCACCTTCTCGGGCTTCATCATCTACCCCGACTGA